TGTGGGTGGCGGACTAACTGTAAGAATTACAGACTTAGAGGATGCAAACAATAGCTTAACCAATCAAATAACTGACGAGTCTAGCTCTTTTGGTATCTCGCCTACTTACGGAAAGTTCATTAGCAACCGCTGGGCGGTTGGGGTATCACTCAGCATCACCTCTACTGATGAAAAACGGATTAGTATTCAAAATGGCTCTACCCGAACATCAATAAACAACAGGACTACCATAGGGATAACCCCGTTCTTCCGCCGCTTTATTCCTATAACTGAACGTTTCGGAGCCTTCCTTCAGCCTCAGTTATCGTATGCCTATCAGATAGGTTCTATTGAGGATAAATTTAGTGATCCAAGTGATCCGGCTAACAATACTGGCAGCAGTTTCATTAATCAGGGGCATCGTATAGGTTTAGGGATGATCGGGGGGTTATACTACTTTATAAATCGACATTTTTCACTAGAGACTAACTTGCTGGACCTTAATTTTGCGTATAACATTGAGAATCGGGAGAATACTAATTCGAGTGCTCCACCTGATAACGATCGAGAATCCAGCTGGAGCAATCTTCAGATAAATTTGATCAATCAGCTTCGCTTGAATCAAATCATTGTTTTTAATTACTACTTCTAAAAAGTTTTTCCAACCAAAAACCCATGCTTGAGGGTCATTAGATAAACACTTAGATAATGATGAATCGACTAATAGCTTGCGGCTTGCTAGTACTACTCTTTGGCTGCCAAGACGATGATCTTGATAGCATCAACGTGTCAGACGATCCTTCAATCACCTCACTCAATGGTACCTGGAAAGTCATTGCTTACGAAGATTTAGAGCAGGGTAAACTGATTACAAAGACCGAGGAAAACTCTTGGGGTATGGACGTCATCGTTACTTTTGACGATACTACTGATCCACCGAATGTTAGTGGCAGAAATACGACAAATAGCATAGGAGGTACGTTTGAGTGCACGGGGCAGCGTTTAATCCAAACTTCCAATATATTTAGTACCTATGTCGGTCAACCTAAGTGGGCTGATAAGTTCGGCGAAGTTATTTCTAAGAGTGAACTACAGTTTACCATTAATTCATCTCAACTCAAACTCTCCAATACCACCGAGCAGCTCAATGTAGTACTGGAGAAAGAATAAGAAAAAGATGGTAAACAAAACCAGGAAAAATGGAAATTCGTACCTTTACTAGGTTGAACGCACTAACCAGCGCAGTATTGGCGTATAATCTGGGTAAGGTAGTTGTTGTCCCATCCGGCTTTTTTTCGTCTGATCTTGATACTATGTTTATCATCCATCTGTTTAAGCGGCCGCCGCGCGGTAGTTGCAGGGATAGCTTTCTGAGCGTGTTACGGTTCTCAGCCCCGTTCTTGGTGTTGGTGCGACAGCGGTCTTCGTCAAAGCTAACGTCTAGCTGCCAATGCAGTTGGTTCTCTATGCTCCAGTGCTCCCGCACTTTTTGATTGAAGTAAGCTGGGCTTTCCGCTACATCGCTCAGGTAGAAGCGATACTCTTGCTGGCGGTTAGTATCCGTTTCTCGCAGCGCGTGTACCATAATAACAGATTGAATGTTCTTCCAGGCTAGCGTTTCTTCTAATAGATCAGTACAGGTAGTTACATAGCAAGTGCGTGTCTCTATACGTCCGGAACCAAAGTCTACGCTTTTATCACACCGCATACCTGCATGGTGGCTCATCATATAGTCGTGCATTTGCTCAAACGTGTTCTTCTGATTGTTTTTCAAAGACAATAAATAGTGCCCCTGTTTATCTACAATCTGCTTAGCAATGGCGGGTCCATTGGCAATCGCGTCAATACTTACAATCGCCCCTTTGACATCTAAATCATCTAATAGTGCCGGTATAGCAGTCTTTTCATTGCTCTTTTGCTCGGTTTTGCACTGTCCCAAGACCAACTGCTGCTCGCAAGCCCAGGCACTCACTACGCACACCCCGCTGTTGCGTTTGCCTGCTTGCGCGGTAGCGCGCAATACCTTGCCGTCTATACTGATATGATGAGCTTCCAGAAACTCGCATAGATAGCGCGAATGACGATACAAACAGGCGGCAAACTGCCCAGTATCTACAGCATTCAGCACCCGCGTGATCGTATCGTGAGAGGGTATGCCGTTAAGTAGCCATAGAAACTGGTGTAGAAACGCTTCCTTGTTCTTACCGTACTCTTCGATCTCTTCGTCAGTATCGCAGCCTGATAAGGTAGCAAACAGGCTTAACAGCAATATATCTGACAGCGTGTGTCGCTTCAATAGCGTATTGCGGCGTGGGTCGTCTACCTCTGAAAATATACTATGTAATTCCATCTGATACTTTCTGGCAAATATAGCCTATCTTCGTCTATTAGTGCGTTTAACCTATACCTTTACTTAAAAAAGTAATGGCAGAGTTTGCTGAAAAATTCATTAATCCATTCACTGATTATGGGTTCAAGAAGTTATTTGGAGAGGAGCCTAATAAAGATTTGCTATTAGATTTTCTGAACGAGCTACTAAAAGAGGAACAAGGTGAGATAAAAGATTTGACCTATCTGAAAAATGAGCACCTCGGTAGTGGCGATGTAGATCGGAAAGCTATCTTTGATCTTTATTGTGAAAATGAGCGAGGTGAAAAATTTATCGTTGAGTTACAGAAAACAAAACAGAATTTTTTCAAAGATAGAACTATCTACTACTCTACGTTCCCCATTAGAGAGCAAGCCAAG
This region of Tunicatimonas pelagia genomic DNA includes:
- a CDS encoding ISAs1 family transposase, translated to MELHSIFSEVDDPRRNTLLKRHTLSDILLLSLFATLSGCDTDEEIEEYGKNKEAFLHQFLWLLNGIPSHDTITRVLNAVDTGQFAACLYRHSRYLCEFLEAHHISIDGKVLRATAQAGKRNSGVCVVSAWACEQQLVLGQCKTEQKSNEKTAIPALLDDLDVKGAIVSIDAIANGPAIAKQIVDKQGHYLLSLKNNQKNTFEQMHDYMMSHHAGMRCDKSVDFGSGRIETRTCYVTTCTDLLEETLAWKNIQSVIMVHALRETDTNRQQEYRFYLSDVAESPAYFNQKVREHWSIENQLHWQLDVSFDEDRCRTNTKNGAENRNTLRKLSLQLPRGGRLNRWMINIVSRSDEKKPDGTTTTLPRLYANTALVSAFNLVKVRISIFPGFVYHLFLILSPVLH